GGGTTCAAGGCTGCCATGCGCGCCGAGATGGCCCGGACCGAACGACTCTACCGCGACGGCGTCGCTGGGATCAGATATCTCCCCGACGACTGCCAGTTCGCGGTCCTGTGTTCGGCCGTCCTCTACGCCGAACATCACCGCCAGATCAGAGCCATCGACTACGATACGCTGAGCCGAGACGCAAATCTCGGGCGGACGCGCAAACTCTACCTCATCGCCCGGACCTGGTGGCACTGGCGCCAGCACCGCGATCCCGAAGCGACGTTCTACGCCGTCAGTGCCGTCCCCGAGGACGCCCCCGCAACCGAGCACCATCACGAGACCGTCACCGACAACGTTGCCTAGCTCGTGGACCTGCCATCCGCTTCTCCTTCTGGACAGCAGACGGACGGCTGGCTCCAAAGTGATCGGGTCGACGAAAAGATGTCGAGAGCGGTTACTTGCCGCGGCCGCGACCGCCGTTGTTGCTCGGGCGCGTGTGCTCGGTGCCCTTGCCCTTCTGCTGGAGACCGCGGTTGGACTGGCCGGCGCTGGTCAGCCCGCGAAGCGCGCGGTTCTCCTGAGCGTCGTCACAGATCCAGTTGAGGTCGTCGTCGTTCTCGATCGCCGGGTGGTTCGGGTCGAGCAGCACGACTTCGAACCACTTCTGGCTGCCGTCTTCGCCGACCCAGTAGGAGTTGAGCACGCGGAGGTTGCGGTACTTGCGGGTCGCACGTTCCTCGGCGACGCGCTGGAGATTCTTGCGTCGGGTGATCCGGTTGACGCCCTGTCGTTTCGAGCGGCGGCCGGCCTTGTGCCGGACCTTGCGGGCGCTGCCCTTGCGGACGCTGACCCGCGCGACGACGACGCCCTGCTTGGCCTTGTAGCCGAGCGAGCGCGCCTTGTCCAGTCGCGTGGGGCGCTCGACGCGTTCGATCGCGCCCTGCTCGCGCCACTCCTGCAGTCGCTGCCACTGTAGTTCCGCCACTTTACCGTCGCCCGGGTCCTTCCAGGCCTCCCGGATGTGTGAGTAGAAGCTCTTTGCCATGATTTCACCGCGGGCGTCGAGTGGTTCAGTCGGTCGCCCGACCACATTCCAGCCTGAGCGGAGCGATCACGCTCCGTGCAGGTGCCCGCTGGAGCCCGCCACCAGCGAGTTATCGAGTCTTCTGCGTTGGCGAGTTTAAGGGCTTCGAACTGAGTTACAGGTCGTTCGCGAGCGTCGACTCCGCGACGTCGACGACATCACCGTCGGCAGTCCCGATGGCCTCGTTGTTCGCGACGAGGCTCTCGGGGACGTGGGCGTCCGACCCGCGGACGAACTGGACATCGTAGCTCGAAAGCACCTCGCGGAACTCGGATCCGGGATGGAACTGACCGTAGTCCTCGTGATAGCGGCCGGCGTTCAGTTCCGTCACCGTCCGGGAGCCCTCGAGCGCCTCGCCGATCCGATGGTAGTGTTCGTCGGTGAACAGCCCTCGAAGAGCCTCGTTTCGCTGCGGGAGGTCCAGGTGGGCCGCGATCTCAAACAGCTCGGAGTCGATCAGCGAGACCAGACGGTCGACGTAGGTGTCGATCACGGCCTCGCGTTCGCCGCGAGATTTCTCGCCGAAGTAGCGTTCGTCGTGGAGATTCCGGTTCTCGACGGTGTGGACGCTGCCGATCGCGTAATCGAAGCCCGCTTCGTCGAGAAAGTCGGCGATGGCGTCCTCGTCGGTGGGACGATAATCCATCTCGACAGCGTCGTAGATCGTGATGTCGTGGCGCTCTCTGAGGGATTCGATCCCGGCTCGGCGACGCTCGTAGGTGAGATCCAGATTGAAGCCGTAGGCCTCCCTGACCTCGGGAAACGGAGAGGTCTGGGTGACGTTGCAGTGGTCGGCGAAGCCGATGGCCGCCAGTCCGGCGGCCTCGGCGCCGCTGACCATCTCGGGCATGAGTCGGCCGTCCGAGTAGTTCGAGTGGACGTGATAGTCGTGCATAGCTACTGGTGCTCGGTCGCGGCAAAAACTCGTTTCGGTCGTTCGGACCGCCCGGTTCCTATATGGATTCGGCGAGGACGCCGCCCAGGCCGCCGAAGACAATCGGGAAGACGACTCCGGCAAAGACCATGTCGACGATTTCGAACCAGCGTGAGTCGATGATCAGAACGGTGGTCAGCCCCGCCATGAGGGCGTACCCCACCGCGACCGTCGTACCGTGTTTGAACCCCGTCGCCGGGTCGCCAGCAGTGCCGGGCGCGACGGACATTCCGCCGATTACGAGCAACCCGGCCGGGATGACCACCAGCCAGCTAATACCGGTCGCGAGCGCGCCAGAGTGTAAGTAGATGAATGCGGCCAGTGTCCCCTCGAACGGTGCGATTCGGAAGAGCAATCCGATGCCGACATCGATAGCCAAGAGCCCGACCACGAACGTCACCACGAGACCGGTGACCCAGGCGAGAGCACCCGTTGCGATGCTATTTGATATCGACACGCCGTCAGTTCGACTGTGAGCCATCTGTATTCTCGGCCAACACGAACCTGTTATTAATATGTTCCGTCGTAACGCTCTCCATCACGTGGGACTCAGATCGACGGTGTCTCGTGCAAGAACGTCTGGACCTCGAACGATCGGCCGTCGGGATCGGTCCCGAAGAAGTTGTAGATCCGGTACTCCTCGTTCTCGGTCGGTGGCCCCTCGGCGACGTCGTCGAGTCGGTCGTGCCACGCGTCGACCGTTTCGCGGTCGTCGAGGACGACTGTGAGGAGCCCCTCAGTTTCTGACGCCTCGCGCTCGCAAAAGCCCACGAGGAGATTGTCGTACTCGAGGATCGTACAGCCGGGTTGTTCGAGCCAGACCGAGAAGTCCAGTCGCTCGGTGTAGAACTCGACGATCCGCGCTCTGTCTGTGGTCCCGAAGAAGACGATACCGGACATACGACCGAAGAAGCGCGCCGGGTGGAAAAACCCTCAGAACGCGCCGGGCGCGACGACGTAGACCAGGATCGTCCCCACAGCGCCGGCGAAGAGCGCGAAGATCACCGTCGGCACGATCACCTTCCGGAGGATATCGCCCTCGCGGCCGGTGATCCCGACGACGCCACAGATCGCGGCGATGTTCTGGACCGAGACCATGTTCCCGACCCCACCGCCGACGTTCTGGATCGCGACGACGATCGACCGGGAGACGCCGACGTCGCCGGCGGCGTCGTACTGCAGCGAAGCGAACAGGATGTCCGAGACGGTGTTCGACCCAGTGACGAACGTCCCGAGCGCGCCGATCCAGGGCGCGACCATGGGCAACGCCGCGCCGGCCGCGTCCGCCACCGCGATCGAGAGCGCGTCCATCATCCCGTACTGGATGTTCTCGGCGTTGAACTGCCCGGACTGAATCATGATCTGGGTCAGTGAGACGACGATCACCAGCGTCAGCGCGGCCGGGGCGACCTGTCGAATCGACTCTCCCCAGGCTTTCCGGGTCTTCTGGCCGTTCATCCGGTAGAGCAGTCCGGTCAGGATCGCGATTGGGATGAACGGCATCGTCCCCGGGAGATAGAGATACCGGATCGACCACTCCAGTTCCTCGTAGCCCAGAACGGCGGGAATGCCGACGGTAAACTCCTGGAGCACCGGTACGAGATCCAGGGTCGGCCAGCGGGTCACCAGCAGGACCCCGCCGACCAACAGGTACGGCGTCCAGGCCAGCCACACGGGCATCTCCTTCTGTGGATCGTCGTCCTCGATACTGTCGAGGCTGAGGCCGCCCAACCACTTATCGGACCACGACTCGCGATCGGGGAACTCCCAGGTGTCGTCAGGGACCAGAATCCTGCGAGAGGCCATCACGAGACCGAGTCCGAAGACGACGAACCCGGCGACGATCGAGGGCAGTTCGGTTCCGACGAACCACGCGACTGCCCACTGCGTCACCCCGGCGACCGTCCCGAGTACGAACGCGAACGGTGCGACGGGTGCAGCCGCACGCGCCGCCCCGCGCAGTGACCGTTCGCTCTCGTCACCGAACCAGTAGACCAGCAGGAACACTCCAAGTGCACCCCAGAACACGAACGTCAGGCCGGTCATCACGCCGGAGTACGCCGAGACCAGCCCCTGGAACTCCGTCTGGGTGATCGGTTCGGACGCCTGCGCGAGCTTTTCGGGTCCGATGACCGAATTCACGCCACCAAGGATCGGCGTCCCGGCCGCCCCGAACTGCGGATTCGGCGCGTTGAAAAACAGCGCGAACACCGCAGCCCCGAGCGGCGGGAACCCGAGACCGATCAACAGCGGCGCGGCCAGTGCGCCAGGCGTTCCGAAGCCTGCGACGCCTTCGATGATCGTCTCGAAGCCGAGGCCGATCAACAGCAACTGGATCCGCCGGTCGGTCGAGATCCCGCTGAAGTGCCAGCGGATCGTCGAAATCGCCCCGCTGACGTCCAGATAGTTCATCAGCAAGATCGCCCCGAAGACGATCAAAATGATCGGGAGCGCTTCGAGTGCGCCGTAGATCGCGACTGCGGCCCACCACGACGGCTCCATCTGCCAGTACGCGAGACCGAGACCCGTCGCGACGATCCATCCCACGCCCATCGAACGCGCTGCCGACCACCGTGCGATCACGAGCAACCCGAACGCGATCGCGATCGGCACGACGGCCAACAACGCCAGTACTCCAGTGCTCGCCATACAGTGGCTGTACAATCGATGGGGTCTTTGAAAAAACCACGATTCGCAGCAACTGAGAAAATCAGCGCAGACGCTCGCTAACTTATTTACTCGGGCGCGTAGTAATATTCGCCAGCCTGTTTCTGCTCTCGGTCGAGGTTGCTCCCGGGCTTGTTGATCCGGGGGCGTCCGGTGCGCTCGTCGCGGCGGAACGTGACGTCGAGGTTCGCGAGGAACTCGTTCATGCCCTCGCGCATCCCCTGGGGCGTGGCGGCGTGGCCGTGCTCGGCGGGCTCGCCGTCGAAGACCAGCAGCCGATCGGAGAGGAGGTCGATCATGTAGATGTCGTGATCGATGACCATCGCCGTCGCGTCGTGGTTCTCCGCGTAGCGGCGGATCGCACTCGTCGCGAGCACACGCTGTTCGACGTCGAGGTGTGCCGAGGGCTCGTCCAGCAGGTAGAGGTCGGCGTCCTTCGAGAGACACGCCGCGATGGCGACGCGCTGGCGCTCCCCGCCGGAGAGGTCGGTGAGATTCTGCTCCATCACCCGCTCCAGCTGGAGGGGCTGGGCGATCTCGGTGTTCCAGTACGAGGAGCCGAAGTCGTCGGTGATCGACGAGAGGAACGCGTCGACGCGCATCGGCTGATCGATCTCGATGTACTGTGGCTTGTACGCGATGTCGAGTCTGGCGTCGATCTCGCCCTCGTCCGGTTCGAGTCGGCCTGCGAGCAGTTGCGCGAACGTGGACTTGCCGATCCCGTTCGGGCCGACGACGCCCAGCACTTCGCTCTTTTTGATCTCCCCTGCTTCGACTTCCAGGGAGAACTCGCCCTCCCCGTAGCTCTTTGTCAGGGCTGGATATTCGATCGCGACGTCGCCGCGCGTGACGTTGCGCGGGGCGTGCTGCTCGAACTCGATGGCCTCCTGGCGGATCCGCATGTTCTCGTTGTCGAGATACCCTTTGAGGTACTCGTTGATGCCGTTCTTCGTGGATTTGGGGTCGGTGATGACACCGAACGCCCCCGGCTCACCGTAGGCGACGTGCAGCGCGTCGGCCAGCAGGTCGAGGATGGCCAGATCGTGTTCGACGACCAGCATCGAGCGGTCGCCGTCCTCGGCCAGTTCCTGGATGAGCCGGGCGGCGGTCATCCGCTGGCCGATGTCCAGATAGGGCGTGATCTCGTCGAGGAAGTAGAAATCCGCGTCACGAGCGAGCGTGGCGACGAGCGCGACGCGCTGCAATTCCCCGCCGGAGAGGGTGTCGATGTCCTGGTCGACGACCGGCTCGATGCCGACCCGCTCGACGAGGGCGTTGAGTTCACCCCGTTCGTCCGTCCGCTCCAGTAGCTGGCGGGTCGTCCCGTCGAACTGGTCGGGGATCTGGTCAACGTACTGCGGCTTGCGGGCAACCTCGACCTCGTCGTCGACGAGCGCTTCGAGGTAGTCCTGCAGGGCGGTTCCGCGATACTCGTCGAGGACTTCGTCCCAGCCAACTTCGGCGGCGTACTCGCCGAGATTGGGCGTGAGTTCGTCCGCGAGAATCCGGACAGCGGTAGTCTTCCCGATGCCGTTCGGCCCGAGGATGCCAGTGACGCGGCCTTCCTGGGGGGCGGGCAGGCCGTAGAGGGCGAAGGCGTTCTCGCCGTAGCGGTGGATCGGTTCGTCGGTCAGTTCCTGGGGGAGGTTGATGATCTCGATGGCG
The Halapricum salinum genome window above contains:
- a CDS encoding 50S ribosomal protein L15e translates to MAKSFYSHIREAWKDPGDGKVAELQWQRLQEWREQGAIERVERPTRLDKARSLGYKAKQGVVVARVSVRKGSARKVRHKAGRRSKRQGVNRITRRKNLQRVAEERATRKYRNLRVLNSYWVGEDGSQKWFEVVLLDPNHPAIENDDDLNWICDDAQENRALRGLTSAGQSNRGLQQKGKGTEHTRPSNNGGRGRGK
- a CDS encoding PHP domain-containing protein, translated to MHDYHVHSNYSDGRLMPEMVSGAEAAGLAAIGFADHCNVTQTSPFPEVREAYGFNLDLTYERRRAGIESLRERHDITIYDAVEMDYRPTDEDAIADFLDEAGFDYAIGSVHTVENRNLHDERYFGEKSRGEREAVIDTYVDRLVSLIDSELFEIAAHLDLPQRNEALRGLFTDEHYHRIGEALEGSRTVTELNAGRYHEDYGQFHPGSEFREVLSSYDVQFVRGSDAHVPESLVANNEAIGTADGDVVDVAESTLANDL
- a CDS encoding VOC family protein gives rise to the protein MSGIVFFGTTDRARIVEFYTERLDFSVWLEQPGCTILEYDNLLVGFCEREASETEGLLTVVLDDRETVDAWHDRLDDVAEGPPTENEEYRIYNFFGTDPDGRSFEVQTFLHETPSI
- a CDS encoding L-lactate permease; protein product: MASTGVLALLAVVPIAIAFGLLVIARWSAARSMGVGWIVATGLGLAYWQMEPSWWAAVAIYGALEALPIILIVFGAILLMNYLDVSGAISTIRWHFSGISTDRRIQLLLIGLGFETIIEGVAGFGTPGALAAPLLIGLGFPPLGAAVFALFFNAPNPQFGAAGTPILGGVNSVIGPEKLAQASEPITQTEFQGLVSAYSGVMTGLTFVFWGALGVFLLVYWFGDESERSLRGAARAAAPVAPFAFVLGTVAGVTQWAVAWFVGTELPSIVAGFVVFGLGLVMASRRILVPDDTWEFPDRESWSDKWLGGLSLDSIEDDDPQKEMPVWLAWTPYLLVGGVLLVTRWPTLDLVPVLQEFTVGIPAVLGYEELEWSIRYLYLPGTMPFIPIAILTGLLYRMNGQKTRKAWGESIRQVAPAALTLVIVVSLTQIMIQSGQFNAENIQYGMMDALSIAVADAAGAALPMVAPWIGALGTFVTGSNTVSDILFASLQYDAAGDVGVSRSIVVAIQNVGGGVGNMVSVQNIAAICGVVGITGREGDILRKVIVPTVIFALFAGAVGTILVYVVAPGAF
- a CDS encoding ribosome biogenesis/translation initiation ATPase RLI, translated to MAEDSIAVVDLDRCQPDRCNYECMNFCPPNRTGKECIVPRDEHYDEDEPFEGGPDQVRISEEICLGETCGICVEKCPFDAIEIINLPQELTDEPIHRYGENAFALYGLPAPQEGRVTGILGPNGIGKTTAVRILADELTPNLGEYAAEVGWDEVLDEYRGTALQDYLEALVDDEVEVARKPQYVDQIPDQFDGTTRQLLERTDERGELNALVERVGIEPVVDQDIDTLSGGELQRVALVATLARDADFYFLDEITPYLDIGQRMTAARLIQELAEDGDRSMLVVEHDLAILDLLADALHVAYGEPGAFGVITDPKSTKNGINEYLKGYLDNENMRIRQEAIEFEQHAPRNVTRGDVAIEYPALTKSYGEGEFSLEVEAGEIKKSEVLGVVGPNGIGKSTFAQLLAGRLEPDEGEIDARLDIAYKPQYIEIDQPMRVDAFLSSITDDFGSSYWNTEIAQPLQLERVMEQNLTDLSGGERQRVAIAACLSKDADLYLLDEPSAHLDVEQRVLATSAIRRYAENHDATAMVIDHDIYMIDLLSDRLLVFDGEPAEHGHAATPQGMREGMNEFLANLDVTFRRDERTGRPRINKPGSNLDREQKQAGEYYYAPE